From Streptomyces chrestomyceticus JCM 4735, one genomic window encodes:
- the modA gene encoding molybdate ABC transporter substrate-binding protein: protein MSRTFGITRRRAAAAALAVAVLAPLTAACGNSDDASGGEGKTTLKVLAAASLTDVFAKAADAYHKEHPDVTVKFSFAGSQQLAAQVNQDFPADALVTADTRTMDGLHGKTGTPQIIAKNRLVIATAEGNPQHITGLKDLASTNKLKVVLAAPAVPVGRYSKKVLDRQDITVQPVSQEQDVRGVLSKVELGEADAGIVYATDAMTAPDKVDAVQVPDEQNAIAEYPAATLKVSQHQKEADAFVKWLGGAPAQKLLRDAGFQKP, encoded by the coding sequence ATGTCCCGCACCTTTGGCATCACCCGTCGCCGCGCCGCCGCCGCGGCACTGGCCGTCGCCGTCCTCGCCCCGCTCACCGCCGCCTGCGGCAACAGTGACGACGCGTCCGGGGGCGAAGGCAAGACCACGCTCAAGGTCCTCGCCGCCGCGTCCCTGACCGACGTCTTCGCCAAGGCCGCCGACGCGTACCACAAGGAACACCCCGACGTCACGGTCAAGTTCTCCTTCGCCGGCTCCCAGCAGCTCGCGGCCCAGGTCAACCAGGACTTCCCGGCCGACGCCCTGGTCACCGCGGACACCCGCACCATGGACGGGCTGCACGGCAAGACCGGCACGCCGCAGATCATCGCCAAGAACCGCCTGGTCATCGCCACGGCCGAGGGAAACCCCCAGCACATCACCGGCCTGAAGGACCTGGCCTCCACCAACAAGCTCAAGGTCGTGCTCGCCGCGCCCGCCGTACCCGTCGGCCGCTACAGCAAGAAGGTCCTGGACCGGCAGGACATCACGGTGCAGCCGGTCTCCCAGGAGCAGGACGTACGCGGCGTGCTGAGCAAGGTCGAGCTGGGCGAGGCGGACGCGGGCATCGTCTACGCCACCGACGCGATGACCGCGCCCGACAAGGTGGACGCCGTCCAGGTGCCGGACGAGCAGAACGCGATCGCTGAGTACCCGGCGGCCACGCTCAAGGTCTCGCAGCACCAGAAGGAGGCCGACGCGTTCGTGAAGTGGCTC
- a CDS encoding TOBE domain-containing protein has product MQSYTIGQAARLLGVSPDTARRWADAGKVPTHRDASGRRLIDGRDLAAFSTELAKNGSTEDDTSLTSVRNAFPGIVTAIKLGDVAAQVEIQAGPHRLVSLLTREAVEELGLEVGMRATARVKSTNVHVDRA; this is encoded by the coding sequence ATGCAGTCCTACACGATCGGCCAGGCCGCCCGCCTGCTCGGCGTCAGCCCCGACACGGCCCGCCGCTGGGCCGACGCCGGCAAGGTCCCCACCCACCGGGACGCGTCCGGCCGCCGGCTGATCGACGGCCGCGACCTGGCCGCGTTCTCCACCGAACTCGCCAAGAACGGCAGCACGGAGGACGACACCTCCCTCACCTCGGTCCGCAACGCCTTCCCCGGCATCGTCACGGCGATCAAGCTGGGCGATGTCGCGGCACAGGTGGAGATCCAGGCCGGTCCGCACCGGCTGGTCTCCCTCCTCACACGGGAAGCGGTGGAGGAACTCGGACTGGAGGTCGGCATGCGGGCCACCGCCCGCGTGAAGTCGACCAACGTCCATGTCGACCGCGCCTGA
- a CDS encoding triphosphoribosyl-dephospho-CoA synthase, translated as MKRLRPDAARGTVPTSHERPVLHTVPHSSPDRPLPLRLADLAVAACTAQTVLAPRPDPLALHAAELLHAPFASMAEAAMGRPLDRRLREQLGRLGRAGEQRALEAGTGAPGKRGALWSVGLLVAGAAATNCRSDVETCEAAATLARLPDGGAPAASRSPGGRARQYYGVPGAVGQARSGFPNVLGVALPALRQSRAAGASEVTARMDALLALLSTLDDTTLLQRGGSQGLLSVQMDARDVLSSGGFGTARGRKAFARLDARMTRNGLTAGGSAALLSAALFLDFLFEGR; from the coding sequence ATGAAGAGGCTGCGGCCGGACGCCGCTCGCGGCACCGTGCCGACCTCGCACGAACGCCCCGTCCTGCACACCGTTCCGCACTCCTCCCCCGACCGCCCCCTCCCCCTGCGGCTCGCCGACCTCGCCGTCGCCGCCTGTACGGCGCAGACGGTGCTGGCCCCGAGGCCGGACCCGCTCGCGCTGCACGCCGCCGAGCTGCTGCACGCCCCCTTCGCCTCCATGGCCGAGGCCGCCATGGGCCGGCCGCTGGACCGGCGGCTGCGCGAACAGCTCGGGCGCCTGGGCCGGGCGGGCGAACAGCGGGCCCTGGAGGCGGGTACGGGCGCACCCGGCAAGCGGGGCGCCCTGTGGTCCGTGGGCCTGCTGGTGGCCGGCGCCGCCGCCACGAACTGCCGCTCGGACGTGGAGACCTGCGAGGCGGCCGCCACCCTGGCCCGCCTGCCGGACGGCGGCGCCCCGGCGGCCAGCCGGTCGCCCGGCGGCCGGGCCCGGCAGTACTACGGCGTGCCCGGCGCCGTCGGCCAGGCCCGTTCCGGCTTCCCGAACGTGCTGGGCGTGGCCCTGCCCGCGCTGCGCCAGTCCCGTGCGGCCGGCGCCTCCGAGGTGACGGCCCGGATGGACGCGCTGCTCGCGCTGCTGTCCACGCTCGACGACACGACGCTGCTCCAGCGCGGCGGTTCGCAGGGGCTGCTGTCGGTGCAGATGGACGCGCGTGACGTGCTGTCGTCGGGCGGTTTCGGCACCGCGCGCGGCCGCAAGGCGTTCGCCCGGCTGGACGCGCGGATGACCCGTAACGGCCTCACGGCGGGCGGGAGTGCGGCGCTGCTGTCGGCGGCGCTCTTCCTGGACTTCCTCTTCGAGGGACGCTGA
- a CDS encoding PaaX family transcriptional regulator C-terminal domain-containing protein: MDDDTSVRDSVRDPRRDSARGPAPDSGRDSARGPAPDSVRDDARHLGLRPLTARSIVLSTLLGHHPPRLPARALVRVGELFGIAEGTVRVALSRMVAAGDLRQDDGTYGLTARLLERQARQDESRTPRTRHWAGAWEIAVVTAEARPAAERTALRQAMAELRLAELREGTWLRPGNLERALPPVITRQCTLLTGVPDGDPAELARGLWDLDGWAARARALLAALSGATSPAVRFTVSAAVLRHLLADPLLPDVLLPADWPGTELRRRYGSFEAELRDLLRQYVTPGSAA; encoded by the coding sequence ATGGACGACGACACTTCCGTACGCGACTCCGTACGTGATCCCAGGCGCGACTCCGCACGCGGCCCGGCACCCGACTCCGGGCGCGACTCCGCACGCGGCCCCGCACCCGACTCCGTACGTGACGACGCGCGGCACCTCGGCCTGCGGCCGCTCACCGCCCGCTCCATCGTGCTCAGTACCCTCCTCGGCCACCACCCGCCCCGCCTCCCGGCGCGCGCCCTGGTACGCGTCGGCGAGCTCTTCGGCATCGCCGAAGGCACCGTGCGCGTCGCGCTGTCCCGGATGGTCGCCGCCGGAGACCTCCGGCAGGACGACGGCACCTACGGGCTCACCGCGCGGCTGCTGGAGCGTCAGGCGCGGCAGGACGAGAGCCGTACGCCCCGCACCCGGCACTGGGCCGGAGCGTGGGAGATCGCGGTGGTCACCGCCGAAGCCCGCCCGGCCGCCGAACGCACCGCGCTGCGCCAGGCCATGGCGGAACTGCGCCTCGCCGAACTGCGCGAAGGCACCTGGCTGCGCCCCGGCAACCTGGAACGCGCCCTCCCGCCCGTGATCACCCGGCAGTGCACCCTGCTCACCGGAGTCCCGGACGGCGACCCGGCGGAACTGGCGCGCGGGCTGTGGGACCTGGACGGCTGGGCGGCGCGGGCCCGCGCGCTGCTGGCCGCGCTGTCCGGCGCCACGTCACCGGCCGTGCGCTTCACGGTCTCGGCCGCCGTACTGCGGCACCTCCTCGCGGACCCGCTGCTGCCGGACGTCCTGCTCCCGGCCGACTGGCCGGGCACCGAACTGCGCCGCCGCTACGGCTCCTTCGAGGCCGAGCTGCGCGATCTGCTGCGGCAGTACGTGACGCCGGGCAGCGCGGCCTGA
- the lspA gene encoding signal peptidase II: MTTPGRTTGESGADRTERAGGRRRVPLLLAVAGAAYLLDLGSKVAVVAELEHRAPVKVFGDWLELRVLRNSGAAFGIGEAATVLFTLIAVAVTVVIFRLARKLYSAPWAVALGLLLGGGLGNLTDRLFRTPGDFQGAVVDFLHIRGFSVMNFADCAIVCGGVLIVLFSFLGWELDNRGKPEETAGETAVAAPPGAS, encoded by the coding sequence GTGACGACACCGGGCCGGACCACCGGGGAGAGCGGTGCGGACCGTACGGAACGGGCGGGCGGCAGGCGGCGGGTGCCGCTGCTCCTCGCGGTGGCGGGCGCCGCCTACCTGCTCGACCTGGGCAGCAAGGTGGCCGTGGTCGCCGAGCTGGAGCACCGCGCCCCCGTCAAGGTGTTCGGCGACTGGCTGGAGCTGCGGGTGCTGCGCAACTCCGGCGCGGCGTTCGGCATCGGCGAGGCGGCCACCGTCCTGTTCACGCTGATCGCCGTGGCCGTCACCGTGGTGATCTTCCGTCTGGCGCGCAAGCTCTACAGCGCCCCCTGGGCGGTCGCGCTGGGCCTGCTGCTGGGCGGCGGGCTCGGCAACCTGACCGACCGCCTCTTCCGTACCCCCGGCGACTTCCAGGGCGCGGTGGTCGACTTCCTCCACATACGCGGCTTCAGCGTCATGAACTTCGCCGACTGCGCGATCGTCTGCGGCGGCGTGCTGATCGTGCTGTTCTCCTTCCTCGGATGGGAGCTGGACAACAGGGGCAAGCCGGAGGAGACGGCGGGGGAGACGGCCGTCGCCGCTCCGCCGGGGGCCTCCTAG
- a CDS encoding acyl-CoA dehydrogenase family protein: MTVTHEVVNQAPPLTGFSTADDPALLEALRRADAGWGEPEVRELGALAGTEAVQEQSRAAEEQPPRLRTHDRFGHRIDEVEFHPAWHQLMTVAVGHGLHAAPWAEARPGAHLVRAAKFYVWSQAEPGHGCPVSMTYAAVPALRSAPELAERYEPLLAARTYDYGLRPPLSKAGLIAGMSMTEKQGGSDVRANTTRAVPAGDGTYRITGHKWFTSAPMSDVFLTLAQTAEGVSCFLLPRVLPDGTRNGLRLMRLKDKLGNRSNASSEIEYDEAVAWPVGEPGRGVRTIVEMVNMTRLDCVIGTAAGMRAGLRQALHHTTYRHAFGRALSEQPLMRAVLADLAIESEAATTLAMRLATAVDRAQAGDADEAALRRLGLAVGKYWVCKRGSAHAAEALECLGGNGYVEESGMPRLYREAPLLSIWEGSGNVAALDVLRALGKEPAALDAYFAEVDAAAGADRRLDAAVAGIRKMLGTLDDPERAQRAARTLAERMALAFQGALLVRYSHPAVADAFCASRLDGEWGNAFGTLPTSADLAGILERARPVSLTEAAG; encoded by the coding sequence ATGACCGTCACCCATGAAGTCGTGAATCAGGCGCCGCCGCTCACCGGGTTCAGCACGGCGGACGACCCGGCCCTGCTGGAGGCGCTGCGCCGGGCGGACGCCGGGTGGGGCGAGCCGGAGGTGCGGGAGCTGGGCGCGCTCGCCGGGACGGAGGCGGTGCAGGAGCAGTCCCGGGCCGCCGAGGAGCAGCCGCCCCGGCTGCGCACCCACGACCGCTTCGGCCACCGGATCGACGAGGTGGAGTTCCACCCCGCGTGGCACCAGTTGATGACCGTGGCGGTGGGGCACGGGCTGCACGCCGCGCCGTGGGCCGAGGCCCGGCCCGGCGCCCACCTCGTGCGCGCGGCCAAGTTCTACGTCTGGTCGCAGGCCGAGCCGGGGCACGGCTGCCCGGTCTCCATGACGTACGCCGCCGTCCCCGCCCTGCGCTCCGCGCCGGAACTGGCGGAGCGGTACGAACCGCTGCTGGCGGCCCGTACGTACGACTACGGACTGCGGCCCCCGCTGTCCAAGGCGGGCCTGATCGCGGGCATGTCGATGACAGAGAAGCAGGGCGGCTCGGACGTCCGGGCCAACACCACCCGGGCGGTGCCGGCCGGCGACGGCACGTACCGGATCACCGGGCACAAGTGGTTCACCTCGGCGCCGATGAGCGATGTGTTCCTGACGCTGGCGCAGACCGCCGAGGGGGTGAGCTGCTTCCTGCTGCCGCGCGTCCTGCCGGACGGCACGCGCAACGGGCTGCGGCTGATGCGCCTGAAGGACAAGCTGGGCAACCGCTCCAACGCGTCCTCCGAGATCGAGTACGACGAGGCGGTGGCCTGGCCGGTGGGCGAGCCGGGGCGCGGCGTGCGGACCATCGTCGAGATGGTGAACATGACGCGGCTGGACTGCGTGATCGGCACGGCCGCCGGGATGCGCGCCGGGCTGCGGCAGGCCCTGCACCACACCACGTACCGCCACGCGTTCGGCCGCGCACTGTCCGAGCAGCCGCTCATGCGGGCGGTCCTGGCCGATCTGGCGATCGAGTCGGAGGCGGCGACGACGCTGGCGATGCGGCTGGCGACCGCCGTCGACCGGGCCCAGGCAGGGGACGCGGACGAGGCCGCGCTGCGCCGCCTGGGGCTGGCCGTCGGCAAGTACTGGGTGTGCAAGCGGGGCAGCGCGCACGCGGCGGAGGCCCTGGAGTGCCTGGGCGGCAACGGGTACGTGGAGGAGTCGGGCATGCCGCGGCTCTACCGGGAGGCCCCGCTGCTGTCGATCTGGGAGGGTTCGGGCAACGTCGCCGCGCTGGACGTGCTGCGCGCCCTCGGCAAGGAACCGGCCGCGCTGGACGCGTACTTCGCGGAGGTGGACGCGGCCGCGGGCGCCGACCGTCGGCTGGACGCCGCTGTCGCGGGCATCCGCAAGATGCTCGGCACACTCGACGATCCGGAGCGGGCGCAGCGCGCCGCCCGGACGCTGGCGGAGCGGATGGCACTCGCCTTCCAGGGCGCGCTGCTGGTCCGGTACAGCCACCCGGCGGTGGCCGACGCGTTCTGCGCCTCACGGCTCGACGGGGAGTGGGGGAACGCCTTCGGGACGCTGCCCACCTCGGCCGACCTGGCGGGGATTCTGGAGCGGGCGCGGCCCGTGTCGTTGACGGAGGCCGCCGGATGA
- a CDS encoding crotonase/enoyl-CoA hydratase family protein → MTGGGPVPAEGPGSTPDDEPARTVRIERSGPVTTVVLSRPEARNAVDGPTARQLAEAFRAFAADDGAHVAVLWGEGGTFCAGADLKAIGTGRGNRVAADGDGPMGPTRMRLDKPVIAAVAGHAVAGGLELALWCDLRVAEEDAVFGVFCRRWGVPLIDGGTVRLPRIVGTGRALDMVLTGRPVGAAEALGMGLANRVVPPGQARAAAEELAAAVSRFPQACLRSDRASLLAQEGLPEQAAMAAELRYGGSVLADALKGAERFASGAGRHGAMDG, encoded by the coding sequence ATGACCGGCGGGGGTCCGGTACCGGCTGAGGGCCCAGGCAGCACACCGGACGACGAACCGGCCCGCACCGTACGGATCGAACGTTCCGGCCCGGTGACGACGGTCGTCCTCTCCCGGCCGGAAGCACGCAACGCCGTGGACGGCCCCACGGCACGCCAACTGGCCGAGGCGTTCCGCGCCTTCGCGGCGGACGACGGCGCGCATGTCGCGGTCCTGTGGGGCGAGGGCGGCACGTTCTGTGCGGGTGCCGACCTCAAGGCGATCGGCACCGGGCGCGGCAACCGGGTCGCGGCGGACGGCGACGGGCCGATGGGCCCGACCCGGATGCGGCTGGACAAGCCGGTGATCGCGGCGGTGGCCGGGCACGCGGTGGCGGGCGGCCTGGAGCTGGCCCTCTGGTGCGACCTGCGGGTCGCCGAGGAGGACGCGGTCTTCGGGGTGTTCTGCCGCCGCTGGGGCGTGCCGCTGATCGACGGCGGTACGGTACGGCTGCCCCGGATCGTCGGCACCGGCCGGGCCCTGGACATGGTGCTGACCGGGCGGCCGGTCGGCGCGGCCGAGGCGCTGGGGATGGGCCTGGCCAACCGCGTGGTGCCGCCCGGACAGGCGCGCGCGGCGGCCGAGGAACTGGCCGCCGCCGTCTCCCGCTTCCCCCAGGCGTGCCTGCGCAGCGACCGCGCCTCCCTCCTGGCCCAGGAGGGCCTGCCGGAGCAGGCCGCCATGGCCGCGGAACTCCGGTACGGGGGAAGTGTCCTGGCGGACGCGCTGAAGGGCGCGGAGCGCTTCGCTTCGGGGGCGGGGAGGCATGGGGCGATGGACGGGTAG
- a CDS encoding GlxA family transcriptional regulator, with translation MVVTEEIGVPSWDLYELSIPCTVFGKPQPDLADPWYDLRLCGTGERDGGSEGGAGLALRTPYGLEDLVGADTVVVPSVPDPCVEEGRPLPPALIDALRRAYDAGARMVSLCTGAFALAEAGLLDGRRATAHWMHTAQLAARYPKVRVDDSVLYVDDGDVLTSAGLTAGLDLCLHLVRRDLGAHVANQLARRMVVPAHRPGGQAQFVDLSVPATDDEGLAPVLAWARARLDQPLTVEDLAERAALSPRTFYRRLQAATGTTPLQWLLDQRLARAQSLLESTDLPVEKIGELSGLGTANNLRHHFLKRVGVSPSDYRRAFPRTAPEATLAG, from the coding sequence GTGGTCGTGACCGAGGAGATCGGCGTCCCGTCCTGGGACCTGTACGAACTGAGCATCCCCTGCACGGTCTTCGGCAAGCCGCAGCCCGACCTCGCCGACCCCTGGTACGACCTGCGGCTGTGCGGCACGGGCGAACGGGACGGCGGCTCCGAAGGTGGGGCCGGGCTGGCGCTGCGTACCCCGTACGGCCTGGAGGACCTCGTCGGCGCGGACACGGTCGTCGTCCCCTCCGTACCCGACCCCTGCGTGGAGGAGGGCAGGCCACTGCCGCCGGCCCTGATCGACGCGCTGCGCCGCGCCTACGACGCTGGTGCTCGCATGGTGTCCCTGTGTACCGGCGCCTTCGCGCTCGCCGAGGCCGGACTGCTCGACGGCCGCCGCGCCACCGCCCACTGGATGCACACCGCCCAGCTCGCCGCGCGCTACCCGAAGGTACGGGTCGACGACTCGGTGCTGTACGTGGACGACGGCGACGTGCTCACCAGCGCCGGACTGACGGCGGGCCTGGACCTCTGCCTGCACCTGGTACGGCGTGACCTGGGCGCGCACGTCGCCAACCAACTGGCCCGCCGGATGGTCGTGCCTGCCCACCGGCCCGGCGGCCAGGCGCAGTTCGTCGACCTGTCCGTGCCCGCCACCGACGACGAGGGACTGGCCCCCGTCCTGGCCTGGGCGCGCGCCCGCCTCGACCAGCCGCTGACGGTGGAAGACCTCGCGGAGCGCGCCGCCCTGAGTCCACGGACGTTCTACCGGCGCCTCCAGGCGGCCACCGGCACGACCCCGCTGCAATGGCTCCTCGACCAGCGTCTGGCGCGCGCCCAGAGCCTGCTGGAGTCGACGGACCTGCCGGTCGAGAAGATCGGCGAACTGAGCGGCCTGGGCACGGCCAACAACCTGCGCCACCACTTCCTCAAGCGCGTCGGGGTGTCACCGTCCGACTACCGCCGCGCGTTCCCCCGGACAGCGCCGGAGGCAACGCTCGCCGGGTGA
- a CDS encoding NAD(P)-dependent oxidoreductase, which produces MQTEGAAVTVLGLGSMGSALATALLAKGHATTVWNRSPHKAEALTEHGAVAAATSAEAVTASPLVIACVLDYPALHTVLDPVADTLAGKTLVNLTSGSPEQAAETAAWAREHGADYLDGAIMTTPPGVGSPEMMFLYSGPRTVFDTHRTTLAALGDPLHLGTGPGLASLYDAALLGLMWAALTGWLHGTALVGAEGTRAADFTPVAVRWLGAVSGFLTTYAPQVDAGHYPGDDATVDVQIAAIDHLLHAAAARGIDNALPALLKTTMERTRAAGHGSSSYASVIEVLKSAADAR; this is translated from the coding sequence ATGCAGACCGAAGGCGCGGCCGTGACGGTGCTCGGGCTGGGATCGATGGGATCGGCGCTGGCGACCGCGCTGTTGGCGAAGGGCCATGCCACGACGGTGTGGAACCGTTCGCCGCACAAGGCCGAGGCGCTGACGGAGCACGGGGCCGTGGCGGCGGCGACGTCCGCCGAGGCCGTCACGGCGAGCCCGCTCGTCATCGCCTGCGTACTGGACTATCCGGCGCTGCACACCGTGCTCGACCCGGTGGCGGACACCCTGGCGGGCAAGACGCTGGTCAACCTCACCTCCGGCTCGCCGGAGCAGGCTGCCGAGACCGCCGCGTGGGCGCGGGAGCACGGCGCGGACTACCTCGACGGCGCCATCATGACAACGCCCCCGGGCGTCGGCAGCCCCGAGATGATGTTTCTCTACAGCGGCCCGCGCACGGTGTTCGACACCCACCGCACCACCCTCGCAGCCCTGGGCGATCCGCTGCACCTGGGCACCGGCCCGGGGCTGGCGTCCCTGTACGACGCCGCGCTGCTCGGGCTGATGTGGGCCGCCCTGACCGGCTGGCTGCACGGCACCGCGCTGGTCGGCGCGGAGGGCACCCGGGCCGCCGACTTCACTCCGGTAGCGGTCCGCTGGCTGGGCGCGGTGAGCGGCTTCCTGACCACGTACGCGCCCCAGGTGGACGCCGGACACTACCCGGGCGACGACGCCACCGTGGACGTCCAGATTGCCGCGATCGACCACCTCCTGCACGCCGCGGCGGCCCGCGGCATCGACAACGCGCTGCCCGCACTGCTGAAGACCACCATGGAACGGACCCGCGCCGCGGGCCACGGCTCCAGCAGCTACGCGAGCGTCATCGAGGTCCTCAAGAGCGCGGCGGACGCCCGGTGA
- a CDS encoding maleylpyruvate isomerase N-terminal domain-containing protein, producing the protein MTTTATTAPSRTPVPPAAAWPGLLAAATDTCLDALLEGADQDWSRPADGLTWTCRETLDHLALGLTGYAGLLIARPTHRYITLFASLDPEAPVPACLEGLHIAARLLGATVRDTPADVRAWHPWGHADAVGFAAMGVTELLLHTYDITRALGVTWAPDGDLCTAVLSRLFPDAPAAPAVPPGFGPFDVLLQCTGRAALPGLPRRAEWQWDGSVH; encoded by the coding sequence GTGACCACGACCGCCACCACCGCCCCGTCCCGCACCCCGGTACCGCCCGCCGCCGCGTGGCCCGGCCTGCTGGCCGCCGCCACCGACACCTGCCTGGACGCCCTCCTCGAAGGCGCGGACCAGGACTGGTCGCGCCCCGCGGACGGCCTCACCTGGACCTGCCGGGAGACCCTCGACCACCTCGCTCTCGGCCTGACCGGCTACGCGGGCCTGCTGATCGCCCGCCCCACCCACCGCTACATCACCCTCTTCGCCTCGCTCGACCCCGAGGCCCCGGTCCCGGCCTGTCTGGAGGGGTTGCACATCGCGGCCCGCCTGCTCGGGGCCACGGTTCGCGACACCCCGGCCGACGTCCGCGCCTGGCACCCCTGGGGGCATGCGGACGCCGTCGGTTTCGCCGCCATGGGCGTGACGGAGCTGCTCCTCCACACGTACGACATCACCCGCGCGCTCGGCGTGACCTGGGCTCCGGACGGCGACCTGTGCACCGCCGTCCTGTCCCGCCTCTTCCCCGACGCCCCGGCAGCCCCCGCCGTCCCGCCCGGATTCGGACCGTTCGACGTGCTGCTCCAGTGCACGGGCCGGGCCGCCCTCCCCGGACTGCCGCGGCGCGCGGAGTGGCAGTGGGACGGCTCGGTGCACTGA
- a CDS encoding YndJ family protein — protein MTALVDLIVMLGMFVVVPAGLALIAEPGTRWLRRRWPLAATAGAVALWLPRGPAATALAAAYALATLALALYAPRRLARTRSLAPGEIAVLTALVTPAVAGTALVAERSGHRLFGFDLEILSLTVPHFHFAGFAAALVAGLVCRAARPGRAGPLAALSVPVGTLFVLAGYFVDDWAELAGAVILTTGMWLVALVTWRDVRTTAPDRTTRALLGVSAAVLVATMLLALSWALGEATGIPHPTLAWMAATHGLGNALGFALCALLAWRRLRNAPVASPPAAPVPA, from the coding sequence ATGACCGCACTGGTCGACCTCATCGTCATGCTCGGCATGTTCGTCGTGGTGCCGGCCGGCCTCGCCCTGATCGCTGAACCGGGCACCCGGTGGCTGCGGCGCCGCTGGCCCCTCGCCGCCACGGCGGGCGCGGTGGCCCTGTGGCTGCCGCGCGGCCCGGCCGCCACGGCACTGGCCGCCGCCTACGCACTGGCCACCCTCGCCCTCGCCCTGTACGCACCGCGCCGGCTGGCCCGCACCCGCAGCCTCGCGCCGGGCGAGATCGCCGTACTGACGGCCCTGGTCACCCCGGCCGTCGCCGGTACCGCCCTGGTCGCCGAGCGCTCGGGCCACCGGTTGTTCGGCTTCGACCTGGAGATCCTGTCGCTGACCGTGCCGCACTTCCACTTCGCCGGATTCGCCGCCGCCCTGGTGGCCGGGCTCGTCTGCCGCGCCGCACGCCCCGGCCGGGCCGGGCCGCTCGCCGCGCTCAGCGTGCCCGTGGGGACGCTGTTCGTCCTGGCGGGCTACTTCGTCGACGACTGGGCCGAACTGGCCGGCGCGGTGATCCTCACCACCGGCATGTGGCTGGTCGCCCTGGTCACCTGGCGGGACGTCCGTACCACCGCGCCGGACCGGACCACCCGGGCCCTGCTCGGCGTCTCGGCCGCCGTCCTCGTCGCGACCATGCTGCTCGCCCTGAGCTGGGCGCTCGGCGAGGCAACCGGCATCCCGCACCCCACACTGGCATGGATGGCGGCCACTCACGGCCTGGGCAACGCGCTCGGCTTCGCCCTGTGCGCGCTGCTCGCCTGGCGCCGCCTCAGGAACGCGCCCGTCGCGTCGCCTCCGGCCGCCCCCGTACCCGCGTGA
- a CDS encoding DUF1990 family protein encodes MTTGSTAAPSPFNYAEEGATRHRPLPGGYRHLHEATYLGHGRAVLEAAGHAVTSFRMHRAAGVRVRASAPEAAPGVRVECALGLGPARLWAPCRVVWSEYESERISFAYGTLAGHPQRGEESFVVEMREDGAVWFTMTAFSVPGRWYTRLAGPLVPVFQRLYARHCGRTLRRLARRDR; translated from the coding sequence ATGACCACCGGCAGCACCGCCGCTCCCAGCCCCTTCAACTACGCCGAGGAAGGCGCCACCCGCCACCGTCCGCTGCCCGGCGGATACCGCCATCTGCACGAGGCGACCTACCTCGGCCACGGCCGCGCGGTCCTCGAAGCCGCGGGCCACGCGGTCACGTCCTTCCGGATGCACCGCGCGGCGGGCGTACGGGTACGGGCCTCGGCGCCGGAGGCCGCGCCCGGCGTCCGGGTGGAGTGCGCGCTGGGGCTCGGCCCCGCGCGGCTGTGGGCGCCGTGCCGGGTGGTGTGGAGCGAGTACGAGAGTGAGCGCATCAGCTTCGCGTACGGCACGCTGGCCGGTCACCCGCAGCGCGGCGAGGAGTCGTTCGTGGTCGAGATGCGGGAGGACGGCGCGGTGTGGTTCACGATGACGGCCTTCAGCGTGCCGGGCCGCTGGTACACCCGGCTGGCGGGGCCGCTGGTGCCGGTGTTCCAGCGCCTGTACGCCCGGCACTGCGGCCGGACGCTGCGGCGGCTGGCCCGCCGCGACCGCTGA